In one Desulfoferula mesophila genomic region, the following are encoded:
- a CDS encoding molybdopterin-containing oxidoreductase family protein, with translation MDQNSREVKTHCSYMDHGGCGIICTVENGRIVKVKGDPDGWLNQGYICPKGLASPHRLNHPGRLRHPLRRVGARGEGHWERISWDEALGEISERLDEIRRREGARAVAFGLGMPKGLDHFAQIRLANTFGSPNLVASQDVCHAPREITGVHTCGFYPVVDFKEPSELVVLWASGVSTTNEEGAICSQLYKQLEDGTRLMVIDPYRSRLAERAELWLPLRPGSDAALALGMINVIIAEKLFDAEFVDQHVHGFAELAAQAADYPPEKVAAITWLEPEQIRQAARLYATAKPAALAWGNPIEHTNQAFHAARGLVCLMALTGNLDVAGGNVQPLEPKIAGLGPYVRADLVPDKRKEMLSAAHGVIPRFMTIPPAFLRRAILEGEPYPVKALFSLGTNPLMVWADSRLTKRALESLEFFACAELFLTPSAALADVVLPAAASLEFDDIGHYGIGHGYILARPRVVAPPEECRPPLQICCDLGRRLAGEELWPVDYHALLDMVLEPSGIGWQEFMAMGHLEGPHKYRKCEAKGFRTPTGKVELRLSTAEKFGLPPLPAWEGFAEDTSEEFPLVLTGRKNKAALHSSYRWVEELKKHDPEPITELHPADAVRLGINDGDRVRLSTRQGSIEQVARLNQRVRPGVVFAEHGWWFPEEDDPLGGWERSNFNLLTSAAKLGKEFGTPNLAAIPCRVEKVE, from the coding sequence ATGGACCAAAATTCCCGCGAGGTAAAAACCCACTGCTCCTACATGGACCACGGCGGCTGCGGCATCATCTGCACCGTGGAGAACGGGCGCATCGTAAAGGTCAAGGGAGACCCCGACGGCTGGCTCAACCAGGGCTACATCTGCCCCAAGGGCCTGGCCTCCCCTCACCGCCTGAACCATCCGGGGCGCCTGCGCCATCCCCTGCGCCGGGTGGGCGCGCGGGGCGAGGGCCACTGGGAGCGCATCTCCTGGGACGAGGCCCTGGGGGAGATCAGCGAGCGCCTGGACGAGATTCGCCGGCGCGAGGGCGCCCGCGCCGTGGCCTTTGGCCTGGGCATGCCCAAGGGCCTGGACCACTTCGCCCAGATCCGCCTGGCCAACACCTTCGGCTCGCCCAACCTGGTGGCCAGCCAGGACGTGTGCCACGCCCCGAGGGAGATCACCGGGGTGCACACCTGCGGCTTCTACCCGGTGGTGGATTTCAAAGAGCCCAGCGAGCTGGTGGTGCTGTGGGCCAGCGGGGTGAGCACCACCAACGAGGAAGGGGCCATATGCTCCCAGCTCTACAAGCAGTTGGAAGACGGCACCCGGCTGATGGTCATCGACCCCTATCGCAGCCGTTTGGCCGAGCGGGCCGAGCTGTGGCTGCCGCTCAGGCCGGGCAGTGACGCGGCCCTGGCCCTGGGCATGATCAACGTAATCATCGCCGAAAAGCTCTTTGACGCCGAGTTCGTGGATCAGCACGTGCATGGCTTTGCCGAGCTGGCCGCCCAGGCGGCCGACTACCCGCCGGAAAAGGTGGCGGCGATCACCTGGCTGGAGCCGGAGCAAATCCGCCAAGCGGCCCGGCTCTACGCCACGGCCAAGCCGGCGGCCCTGGCCTGGGGCAACCCCATCGAGCACACCAACCAGGCCTTCCACGCGGCGCGGGGCCTGGTGTGCCTCATGGCCCTGACCGGCAACCTGGACGTGGCCGGGGGCAACGTGCAGCCCCTGGAGCCCAAGATCGCCGGGCTGGGCCCCTACGTGCGGGCCGACCTGGTGCCCGACAAGCGCAAGGAGATGCTCAGCGCGGCCCACGGGGTGATCCCCCGCTTCATGACCATACCGCCGGCCTTTTTGCGCCGGGCCATCCTGGAGGGCGAGCCATACCCGGTGAAGGCCCTGTTCAGCCTGGGCACCAATCCGCTGATGGTCTGGGCCGACAGCCGCCTGACCAAGCGGGCCCTGGAGAGCCTGGAGTTTTTCGCCTGCGCCGAGCTTTTCCTCACCCCCAGCGCGGCCCTGGCCGACGTGGTGCTGCCCGCCGCGGCCAGCCTGGAGTTCGACGACATCGGCCACTACGGCATCGGCCACGGCTACATCCTGGCCCGGCCCCGGGTGGTGGCCCCGCCCGAGGAGTGCCGCCCGCCCTTGCAGATCTGCTGCGACCTGGGGCGTCGCCTGGCCGGAGAGGAGCTGTGGCCCGTGGACTACCACGCGCTGCTGGACATGGTGCTGGAGCCCAGCGGCATTGGCTGGCAAGAGTTCATGGCCATGGGCCACCTGGAAGGCCCCCACAAATATCGCAAGTGCGAGGCCAAGGGCTTCCGCACCCCCACCGGCAAGGTGGAGCTAAGGCTCTCCACGGCCGAGAAGTTCGGCCTGCCTCCCTTGCCCGCCTGGGAGGGCTTTGCCGAGGACACCAGCGAAGAATTCCCCTTGGTGCTCACTGGGCGCAAGAACAAGGCGGCCCTGCACTCCTCCTACCGCTGGGTGGAAGAGCTAAAGAAACACGACCCCGAGCCCATAACCGAGCTGCACCCGGCCGATGCGGTGCGCCTGGGCATAAACGATGGCGACCGGGTGCGGCTGAGCACCAGGCAAGGCAGCATCGAGCAGGTGGCCAGGCTGAACCAGCGGGTGCGCCCTGGCGTGGTCTTTGCCGAGCACGGCTGGTGGTTCCCCGAGGAGGACGACCCCCTGGGCGGCTGGGAGCGCAGCAACTTCAACCTGCTCACCAGCGCGGCCAAGCTGGGCAAGGAGTTCGGCACCCCCAACCTGGCGGCCATCCCCTGCCGGGTGGAAAAGGTGGAGTAG
- a CDS encoding DUF169 domain-containing protein produces the protein MDLKSLDEKLSRFLRPATYPVALSMVADREQLPPAMAKAADRPSPMLVCQGVTLARRYGWKVCLTPQDMVCPLGALALGFAPPTDEFLSGHTGVPNWVCDDAARSVVAEAIPKLPHGQAGYMIAAPLAQADWEPQLIIVYGNPAQMVRLVQALVHHTGRPLNFSTMGGIGCASYISQALITGQCQLVPCGAGDRIFAMAQDDEMAFAIPYAEVDKLLSGLEFTDRAGLRYPVTPYLRFHTEMPDTYQALMKELADED, from the coding sequence ATGGATCTGAAGAGTCTGGATGAAAAACTGAGCCGATTTCTGCGCCCGGCCACCTATCCGGTGGCCCTTAGCATGGTGGCCGACCGCGAGCAGTTGCCCCCGGCCATGGCCAAGGCGGCGGACCGGCCCAGCCCCATGCTGGTGTGCCAGGGGGTGACCCTGGCCCGGCGCTACGGCTGGAAGGTGTGCCTCACGCCCCAGGACATGGTCTGTCCCCTGGGGGCCCTGGCCCTGGGCTTCGCCCCGCCCACCGACGAATTTCTCTCCGGCCACACCGGGGTGCCCAACTGGGTGTGCGACGACGCGGCCCGCTCCGTGGTGGCCGAGGCCATTCCCAAGCTGCCCCACGGGCAGGCGGGCTACATGATCGCCGCGCCCCTGGCCCAGGCCGACTGGGAGCCCCAGCTAATCATCGTCTACGGCAACCCGGCCCAGATGGTGCGCCTGGTGCAGGCCCTGGTGCACCACACCGGACGCCCCCTGAACTTCAGCACCATGGGGGGCATCGGCTGCGCCTCCTACATCAGCCAGGCGCTGATCACCGGGCAGTGCCAGCTGGTGCCCTGCGGGGCCGGTGACCGCATCTTCGCCATGGCCCAGGACGACGAGATGGCCTTTGCCATCCCCTACGCCGAGGTGGACAAGCTGCTCAGCGGCCTGGAGTTCACCGACCGCGCCGGGCTGCGCTATCCAGTGACGCCGTATCTGCGCTTCCACACCGAGATGCCGGACACTTACCAGGCCTTGATGAAGGAGCTGGCCGACGAAGATTGA
- a CDS encoding DUF6125 family protein encodes MAHPSPQIDDLDQEQLVRFVLETFHRNLIHYGLWFREVEHQNGLESALAADQEVFEACLAFQMGRLGKILGFEVDEKGVPLKLKNLSREELIDLARASGANWLVTDGVWFQTVEKSHGMDAAKRANDLCWSRLSPHEAFYIKRVLGLGERPGLAGLKAALGLRNYTMVNRQSMHDVDEHSFIFRMNDCRVQSARKRRGLADYPCRSAGLVEYPTFASSIDPRIVTECVGCPPDPHPEEWYCAWKFTLVE; translated from the coding sequence ATGGCTCATCCCAGCCCGCAGATAGACGACCTGGACCAGGAACAACTGGTCCGTTTCGTGTTGGAGACCTTTCACCGCAATCTGATTCACTACGGCCTGTGGTTCCGCGAAGTGGAGCACCAGAACGGCCTGGAGAGCGCCTTGGCGGCCGACCAGGAGGTGTTCGAGGCCTGCCTGGCCTTTCAGATGGGCCGCCTGGGCAAGATCCTGGGCTTCGAGGTGGATGAAAAGGGCGTGCCGCTCAAACTCAAGAACCTGAGCCGCGAGGAGCTCATCGACCTGGCGCGGGCGTCGGGGGCCAACTGGCTGGTCACCGACGGGGTGTGGTTCCAGACGGTGGAAAAGTCCCACGGCATGGACGCGGCCAAGCGGGCCAACGACCTGTGCTGGAGCCGCCTGAGCCCCCACGAGGCCTTTTACATCAAGCGGGTGCTGGGCCTGGGCGAGCGCCCCGGCCTGGCCGGGCTCAAGGCCGCCCTAGGCCTGCGCAACTACACCATGGTCAACCGCCAGTCCATGCACGATGTGGACGAGCACAGCTTCATCTTCCGGATGAACGACTGCCGGGTGCAGAGCGCGCGCAAGCGCCGGGGCCTGGCCGACTACCCCTGCCGCTCGGCGGGCCTGGTGGAATACCCCACCTTTGCTTCCAGCATAGACCCGCGCATCGTCACCGAGTGCGTGGGCTGCCCGCCCGATCCGCATCCCGAGGAGTGGTACTGCGCCTGGAAGTTTACGCTGGTTGAGTAG
- a CDS encoding TetR/AcrR family transcriptional regulator, whose product MAIPTNQQPTPPGPRGQRRQQAARRLSEEGQRLIARQGLAAAKVIDITAAAGVGKGTFFTHWPSKEAFVAELVDQVLSDLARRVRPLNLAPTDAETLVADVAAVHLRYFQLKPEAAALVNQALALDAGGEAHRAVAQRLGEHVALVADMLAPAGAQLGWPRERARELALAVVALAGGYFWLGPALGLGADTPLELLDRLGRALARGLAR is encoded by the coding sequence ATGGCCATACCGACCAACCAGCAGCCGACGCCTCCCGGCCCGCGCGGGCAGCGCCGCCAGCAGGCGGCCCGCCGCCTGAGCGAGGAAGGCCAGCGGCTCATCGCCCGCCAGGGCCTGGCCGCGGCCAAGGTGATCGACATCACCGCCGCCGCCGGGGTGGGCAAGGGCACCTTTTTCACCCACTGGCCCAGCAAGGAGGCCTTCGTGGCCGAGCTGGTGGACCAGGTGCTCAGCGACCTGGCCCGGCGGGTGCGCCCCCTGAACCTGGCCCCCACCGATGCCGAGACCCTGGTAGCCGACGTGGCCGCCGTGCATCTGCGCTATTTCCAGCTCAAGCCAGAGGCCGCCGCCCTGGTGAACCAGGCCCTGGCCCTGGATGCGGGCGGCGAGGCCCACCGCGCCGTGGCCCAGCGCCTGGGCGAACATGTGGCCCTGGTGGCCGACATGCTGGCCCCGGCCGGAGCGCAACTGGGCTGGCCTCGGGAACGAGCCCGCGAGCTGGCCCTGGCCGTGGTTGCCCTGGCCGGGGGCTATTTCTGGCTGGGCCCCGCCCTGGGGCTGGGGGCCGACACCCCCCTGGAGCTATTGGACCGCCTGGGCCGGGCCCTGGCCCGAGGACTGGCCCGTTGA